A single region of the Lactobacillus xylocopicola genome encodes:
- a CDS encoding mechanosensitive ion channel family protein — translation MKKTFQLNQQALKFNWDQLGTQALTILWQLVISSIVFYLIDHFGKKIINHYLQSSKRPQNKRTETVTSLINSIFEYTVIFFYLFAVLSILGIPVGTLLASAGIFSLALGMGAQGFVSDLVNGFFILSEDQFDVGDIVEINNQTGTVVQLGLRTTRLKASDGSIIYIPNRNISIVQNLAHGGMGVDLTLQLKLDTDFKQVRTLIKQVNHSMTNSRLLVQPPNIVGITSQTAQTVTYVIHFQVKPGSEQEVQDQYLTAYLKILQDNQIALAQ, via the coding sequence ATGAAAAAAACATTTCAATTAAACCAACAAGCTTTAAAGTTTAACTGGGATCAGTTAGGTACTCAAGCCCTAACTATTTTGTGGCAGTTGGTAATTTCAAGTATTGTCTTTTACCTAATCGACCACTTTGGCAAAAAAATCATTAACCATTATCTGCAAAGCAGTAAGCGGCCCCAGAACAAACGCACGGAAACTGTGACTTCGCTGATTAATAGTATTTTTGAATATACCGTGATTTTCTTTTACTTGTTTGCAGTTTTGTCGATTCTCGGCATTCCGGTTGGAACACTCCTTGCTAGTGCTGGGATTTTTTCTTTAGCTTTGGGAATGGGCGCCCAGGGTTTCGTTAGTGACCTGGTCAATGGCTTCTTTATCCTGAGCGAAGACCAGTTTGATGTTGGCGACATTGTTGAAATTAACAATCAAACTGGAACTGTGGTCCAGTTAGGACTCAGAACGACCAGGCTAAAAGCATCAGATGGTTCAATCATCTACATTCCCAACCGTAACATTTCGATTGTGCAAAATTTGGCACACGGCGGAATGGGCGTCGATCTTACGCTGCAACTCAAGCTTGATACCGACTTTAAGCAGGTGCGTACGTTAATTAAACAAGTTAACCACAGCATGACCAATAGTCGCTTGCTGGTCCAACCGCCCAACATTGTCGGCATTACCTCGCAAACTGCACAGACAGTCACTTATGTGATTCATTTTCAGGTAAAGCCCGGTAGTGAGCAAGAGGTGCAAGACCAATATTTGACCGCTTACCTTAAAATATTACAGGACAATCAGATCGCGCTAGCCCAATAA
- a CDS encoding YutD family protein — protein sequence MTENHQQTDSPNSDKENKFAQKQPLRHPQAKVVLDEATLKINQQVYQVLVNKQDALDLDSLRQKYDPYLNQYDFLVGDISSEHLRLKGFFQDNVQAAIDRKKQTIADYLIEYCNPGSPYFILQLLSPVHHYRSSKRKKIRTGQPSKRANNSLKAVRRVRPTQIKKQPGNHHNFIIRKRRDSN from the coding sequence ATGACGGAAAACCATCAGCAAACTGACAGCCCTAATTCCGATAAAGAAAATAAGTTTGCTCAAAAGCAGCCTTTGCGGCATCCGCAAGCTAAAGTGGTGCTGGATGAGGCAACTTTAAAAATCAACCAGCAGGTATACCAGGTTTTGGTTAACAAACAGGATGCCCTGGACCTAGACAGCCTGCGGCAAAAATATGATCCCTACCTCAACCAGTATGACTTTTTAGTTGGCGATATTTCAAGTGAACATTTACGCTTAAAGGGCTTTTTTCAAGATAATGTACAGGCGGCAATTGATCGTAAGAAACAGACCATTGCGGACTACCTAATTGAGTATTGCAATCCCGGCAGCCCCTACTTTATTTTGCAACTGTTAAGTCCAGTCCACCATTATCGGTCTAGTAAACGCAAAAAAATTAGAACAGGTCAACCAAGTAAAAGGGCAAATAACAGCTTAAAAGCCGTTCGGCGAGTGCGTCCTACGCAAATAAAAAAGCAGCCGGGTAACCACCACAACTTTATTATCAGAAAAAGAAGGGACAGCAACTAA
- a CDS encoding VTT domain-containing protein produces the protein MAIINFILHIDHHLIELVNQFGGWTYLIIFGIIFIETGLVIFPFLPGDSLIFAASSMAVNPKYNLNIWLIYLAVILAAVLGDACNYEIGAYSVQSGSKHPWFNKLINQKNRHAAEQFFDRHGPITIVIGRFIPFIRTFVPFVSGGSKMNYGKFAFYNVVGGIIWSGLFTIIGAFFGNIPFVKDHFSILILAIILISVLPIMAIALKKRWSQKKELH, from the coding sequence ATGGCAATCATCAACTTTATTCTGCACATTGATCATCACTTGATTGAACTAGTCAACCAGTTTGGTGGCTGGACCTACTTGATTATTTTTGGCATTATTTTTATTGAAACAGGTTTGGTTATTTTCCCTTTTTTACCGGGAGATTCGCTAATCTTTGCAGCTAGCTCGATGGCGGTCAATCCTAAATACAACTTAAACATTTGGCTGATCTACTTAGCAGTCATCCTGGCAGCAGTCTTAGGCGACGCCTGCAACTATGAAATCGGGGCCTACTCTGTTCAATCTGGAAGTAAACATCCCTGGTTCAACAAGTTAATCAATCAAAAAAACCGCCACGCGGCCGAACAGTTTTTCGACCGTCATGGCCCCATCACAATTGTCATCGGACGCTTTATCCCCTTCATTCGAACTTTTGTCCCCTTCGTTTCCGGCGGTAGCAAGATGAACTATGGTAAATTTGCGTTTTACAACGTGGTGGGAGGAATCATCTGGAGTGGCCTCTTCACGATTATCGGCGCCTTTTTCGGCAACATCCCTTTTGTCAAAGACCACTTCTCAATACTTATCCTGGCCATCATCTTAATTTCTGTTCTGCCGATTATGGCCATCGCGCTTAAAAAGCGCTGGTCCCAAAAAAAGGAGCTCCACTAG
- a CDS encoding TIGR01906 family membrane protein translates to MNQKNHLLTIIYHFVFAVTSSVVGALVASWPLLLVFVIVQKTNKTVNLSIGQVMHNYDQLLWYLIWPFDRQLRMSNFRTSPLAAEHFAAVKKLFVLAIIAFICCLAILVYCKRKKRRALKLNKVWSLLFLLLPVVVLPFALTNFDQFFVNFHHLFFAGSNTWLFDPLTDPVINVLTEGFFASCFAVAGIIYELYFAEKLLQR, encoded by the coding sequence ATGAATCAAAAAAACCACCTTTTAACCATCATTTACCACTTTGTCTTTGCAGTTACCAGTAGCGTAGTGGGTGCACTAGTTGCTAGTTGGCCACTGCTATTAGTTTTTGTGATTGTCCAAAAAACCAATAAGACAGTTAATTTATCAATTGGTCAGGTGATGCACAACTATGACCAGTTATTATGGTATTTAATCTGGCCCTTTGATCGCCAGCTAAGGATGAGTAACTTTCGGACTTCACCGCTTGCAGCAGAGCACTTTGCCGCTGTAAAAAAGCTGTTTGTGTTGGCCATCATTGCTTTTATCTGTTGTCTAGCAATTCTCGTTTACTGCAAAAGAAAAAAGCGCCGGGCCCTTAAACTAAACAAAGTCTGGTCGCTCTTGTTTTTGTTGTTACCGGTAGTTGTCCTGCCGTTTGCCTTAACCAATTTTGACCAGTTCTTTGTGAATTTCCATCATTTGTTTTTTGCTGGTAGCAATACTTGGTTGTTTGATCCGCTGACTGATCCCGTGATTAATGTACTGACCGAAGGCTTTTTTGCATCATGTTTTGCAGTTGCTGGCATTATTTATGAACTGTATTTTGCTGAAAAATTATTACAACGCTAA
- a CDS encoding bifunctional metallophosphatase/5'-nucleotidase: protein MEKIRILHTNDLHSHFEHFLKIGRYLHEAQQDQTVDEVLTFDAGDFMDRSHPLTDATFGQANIKLMNAFHYDAITIGNNEGISNSHEVVEHLFDHAQFPVVLANLREEDGSMPHWATTQKIIKTKKGTRIALIGLTAAYPLSYQPNHWQVKMLKETMDEVLPELAGHYDVLILLTHVGLNMDCFLAQNYPQINLIVGGHSHDLLKQGKQVNGVWIVQTGKWGNYVGNTYLQLNDNHQVERISPHVEPTSLMKAQTGDEETILGFRKCGKEILTRTKVANLPEKYEDNCEAAIQVSLDAIAAFAGTDLAMLSSGLFLTPFKKGVLTKYDLQRALPHSMHVVRSTLQGSDLWRLVMEIEKNRHYLDHFHLQGMSFRGKIFGQMYYRQIKFDPVSRVVFVNGKEVDPQQEYQIAVLDHYVLVPFFPTLAIVGNNKFLFPQFLREVVGNYLAQKYPYQGSENHDGKPSAN, encoded by the coding sequence ATGGAAAAAATTCGCATTTTGCACACAAATGATCTACATTCACACTTTGAACACTTTCTCAAAATAGGTCGTTACTTACATGAAGCTCAACAGGATCAGACGGTCGACGAGGTTTTAACGTTTGATGCAGGTGACTTCATGGATCGGTCGCATCCTTTAACTGATGCTACCTTTGGTCAGGCCAATATTAAATTGATGAATGCTTTTCATTACGATGCGATCACCATTGGGAACAATGAGGGTATCTCAAATTCACATGAGGTGGTTGAGCACCTGTTTGATCATGCCCAGTTTCCAGTTGTTTTAGCCAACTTGCGCGAAGAAGATGGTAGTATGCCGCATTGGGCGACTACTCAAAAAATCATTAAAACCAAAAAGGGTACCAGGATTGCTTTAATTGGACTAACTGCGGCCTATCCGCTATCATATCAGCCAAATCACTGGCAGGTTAAAATGCTCAAAGAAACAATGGACGAGGTCTTGCCGGAACTCGCAGGCCACTATGATGTCTTGATTTTATTGACCCATGTAGGTCTGAACATGGACTGCTTTTTAGCCCAGAATTATCCGCAAATTAATCTCATTGTTGGTGGCCACAGCCATGACCTGTTGAAGCAGGGCAAGCAGGTGAATGGTGTTTGGATTGTGCAGACGGGCAAGTGGGGCAACTATGTTGGTAATACTTACCTCCAACTTAATGATAACCATCAGGTGGAGCGAATTAGTCCCCACGTTGAGCCGACTAGTTTGATGAAAGCACAAACTGGCGATGAAGAAACTATTCTAGGTTTCCGTAAATGTGGTAAAGAAATTTTGACGCGGACAAAAGTGGCAAATTTGCCAGAAAAATATGAAGACAATTGCGAAGCAGCTATTCAGGTTTCGTTAGATGCGATTGCCGCTTTTGCTGGTACTGACTTGGCCATGCTTAGTTCCGGCTTGTTTTTGACACCATTTAAAAAAGGTGTTTTAACTAAGTATGACTTGCAACGAGCTTTGCCGCATTCAATGCACGTTGTTAGGTCAACTTTGCAGGGCAGTGACTTGTGGCGCCTGGTAATGGAAATCGAGAAGAACCGGCACTATTTGGATCATTTCCACTTGCAAGGGATGAGTTTTCGGGGCAAGATTTTTGGACAGATGTATTACCGCCAAATCAAGTTTGATCCAGTTAGTCGGGTGGTCTTTGTTAATGGAAAGGAAGTAGACCCGCAGCAGGAATATCAAATTGCAGTACTGGATCATTATGTTCTGGTACCTTTCTTTCCAACTCTGGCAATTGTGGGGAACAACAAGTTCTTATTCCCGCAATTTTTGCGGGAAGTAGTCGGAAATTATTTAGCCCAAAAATATCCCTATCAAGGAAGTGAAAATCATGACGGAAAACCATCAGCAAACTGA
- a CDS encoding glycerophosphodiester phosphodiesterase: MKRQSQILTALFFSIIFLTGSGFTVVGHRGDPSKYPEETIQSDDSAFKSGADYVELDLHLSSDGVLVVSHDDDLFRVTHTHAIVSQNSWQTLSQLTYDNGEHVMTLDQLFKHYQNNPRAKFILETKIDHALDPSYELEDQIAATIAKYHMEKRVRIHSFSAASLFYFRRIMPDAYLILIVGSLKRINFSNLPQVNAVNVSSDLILNHSWLIHWLHLLGKEVFVWTEMDESPSLWNWLINKNIDGVVTNFPSTGFKYKLAKEGTEKYDIHRSGIYFGKRRTATTMNPYVRVKQKRFVNPGQKLDVMYGVRAHNQLYYQIANQTFISAEFVNLDLKPQDIAPYRDKQIIAKPQKSVAIYRYPENQFKTSKKLPANTLFKIQNFNGSPQSMWLYTSLGWVKASDILFYGFFDQASWQTYRLLPRMERYTNVALTPYQPLQAAQVRSWAKLFKVTTAITSKKAVH, translated from the coding sequence ATGAAACGTCAAAGCCAAATACTTACGGCTCTTTTCTTTAGCATAATCTTTCTAACCGGTAGCGGTTTTACCGTAGTTGGCCACCGCGGTGATCCTAGCAAGTATCCTGAAGAAACGATTCAAAGCGATGACTCTGCCTTTAAGTCCGGTGCGGACTATGTTGAACTCGACCTCCACTTATCTTCAGACGGTGTGTTAGTCGTTTCGCATGATGATGACTTGTTTCGAGTTACTCATACACATGCAATTGTATCACAAAATAGCTGGCAGACACTCAGCCAACTGACCTACGATAACGGCGAACATGTAATGACTTTGGACCAACTCTTCAAGCACTACCAAAATAATCCCCGAGCCAAGTTTATTTTAGAAACTAAAATTGACCACGCGCTTGACCCCTCCTACGAACTTGAGGATCAAATAGCTGCAACCATTGCCAAATACCATATGGAAAAGCGCGTTAGGATTCACTCATTCTCAGCAGCCAGCCTATTTTACTTCCGCCGCATCATGCCAGATGCTTACTTAATTCTAATTGTTGGTAGCCTGAAGCGCATTAACTTCAGTAACTTACCCCAAGTTAATGCGGTCAACGTTTCATCTGACCTGATTTTGAACCATTCCTGGCTGATTCACTGGCTACATTTACTCGGTAAAGAGGTCTTTGTCTGGACCGAGATGGATGAGTCCCCTTCTTTATGGAACTGGTTAATTAATAAAAATATTGACGGCGTCGTGACTAACTTTCCCAGTACCGGCTTTAAATACAAGCTGGCCAAAGAGGGGACCGAGAAGTATGACATTCACCGCAGCGGCATCTACTTTGGCAAACGGCGCACAGCAACCACAATGAATCCTTATGTTCGGGTTAAGCAGAAAAGATTTGTTAATCCCGGACAAAAACTTGACGTGATGTATGGCGTTAGGGCTCACAACCAGCTTTACTACCAAATTGCTAACCAAACCTTTATTTCTGCTGAATTTGTCAACTTAGATTTAAAGCCGCAAGATATTGCGCCATACCGGGACAAACAAATCATTGCTAAACCGCAAAAAAGCGTAGCAATCTACCGCTATCCCGAAAATCAATTCAAGACTAGCAAAAAGTTGCCCGCTAATACACTCTTTAAAATTCAAAACTTTAACGGTAGTCCCCAGAGCATGTGGTTGTACACTTCGCTTGGTTGGGTTAAGGCAAGCGACATCCTGTTTTACGGCTTCTTTGACCAGGCAAGTTGGCAAACTTACCGCTTACTGCCCCGCATGGAACGTTATACTAACGTTGCACTGACTCCCTATCAGCCCCTTCAGGCAGCTCAAGTGCGGTCATGGGCCAAATTGTTCAAGGTTACCACTGCTATCACCAGCAAAAAAGCGGTTCACTAA
- a CDS encoding DUF1269 domain-containing family protein: protein MKKVTSFLLGTIVGSAAGFLAGSLLVTDDQVDDLKKKVKSNETVQDLKKKYDNGTEVVKNQLASFPKSVEDDSELKDFDDIVIDNSKDDDLGPKDHAENSVADLHHAEDAHDFNGPIER, encoded by the coding sequence ATGAAAAAGGTTACAAGTTTTTTATTAGGAACAATTGTCGGTAGTGCAGCAGGTTTTTTGGCTGGCTCACTCCTGGTTACTGATGACCAAGTCGATGATCTAAAGAAAAAAGTTAAGAGCAATGAAACTGTTCAGGACTTGAAGAAAAAATATGACAATGGTACTGAAGTTGTGAAGAACCAACTTGCTTCATTCCCTAAGAGTGTTGAAGATGATTCCGAATTGAAGGATTTTGATGATATTGTCATCGATAATTCTAAGGATGATGATTTGGGGCCAAAGGATCACGCGGAAAATTCAGTTGCTGATTTGCACCATGCTGAAGATGCGCATGACTTTAATGGTCCAATTGAGCGCTAA
- a CDS encoding XTP/dITP diphosphatase codes for MSLTLRPSSGKRSSTVEILFATTNPGKVREVTQAFTRGGIKAKVKTNADLVNPPLVEEYGRSFEANAKLKAHALADFSQMLTIADDSGLMVDALDGAPGVRSARFAGEEHNDRKNNAKLLAELGGVPAEQRTASFNTTMVVSMPGAFERDLVVTGQCLGQILVAPRGEDGFGYDPLFYVPEKGKTFAQMTLAEKNSLSHRGRAIAKLIALLPGWLEQFN; via the coding sequence ATGAGCCTGACTTTGCGGCCCAGCAGCGGTAAAAGGAGTAGCACGGTGGAAATTTTATTTGCGACAACGAACCCGGGCAAGGTTAGGGAAGTGACCCAGGCCTTCACCCGTGGTGGAATTAAGGCAAAAGTAAAAACCAATGCTGATTTGGTTAATCCGCCCTTAGTGGAGGAATATGGGCGCAGCTTTGAAGCTAACGCCAAGCTGAAAGCCCACGCTTTGGCCGATTTTAGTCAGATGCTGACGATTGCGGATGACTCTGGGCTAATGGTTGATGCGCTTGATGGGGCTCCCGGAGTGCGCTCTGCTCGATTTGCGGGTGAAGAGCACAATGACCGCAAGAACAATGCCAAATTGTTGGCCGAATTAGGTGGGGTGCCAGCCGAGCAGCGAACTGCCAGCTTCAATACGACGATGGTAGTTTCCATGCCAGGTGCGTTTGAGCGTGACTTGGTGGTGACCGGCCAGTGCCTAGGCCAGATTCTAGTTGCCCCACGCGGTGAGGATGGCTTTGGCTACGATCCTTTATTTTATGTTCCAGAAAAAGGTAAAACTTTTGCGCAAATGACATTGGCCGAAAAAAACAGTTTGTCTCACCGCGGCCGGGCAATTGCTAAGTTGATTGCCCTTTTGCCCGGATGGCTTGAACAGTTTAACTAA
- a CDS encoding substrate-binding domain-containing protein produces MRKQDITIYDVAREAKVSMATVSRVVNGNTNVRKDTRDRVMKVINRLHYQPNAVAQGLASKRTTTVGLIVPDLTNLYFAELSKGIDDIALLYKYNIIITSIENRLMREDQAIQGLLNKQVDGMIYMSDSLPEEAVQAFKRSDTPVVLAGTKDNHQEFPTVAIDYKKADTEALNLLYNDGKQNLAMVLGDPETVVNAENRIPTYKKFMQEHNLGEGHIYSHIKDHSDGYNLYTQLAQDGIDGVVVTSDITAVGILNSAMDAGKKVPEDLEIITTSATQIASVVRPALTAIRQPLYDIGAVAMRMLTKLMNNEEITDMQIELPYELLKKQSTSNE; encoded by the coding sequence ATGCGTAAACAAGATATTACGATTTATGATGTTGCTCGTGAGGCCAAGGTCTCAATGGCCACAGTTTCACGGGTTGTTAACGGCAATACTAATGTGCGGAAAGATACCCGCGATCGGGTAATGAAGGTGATTAACCGCCTGCATTATCAACCAAATGCAGTGGCGCAGGGGCTTGCCTCTAAACGAACGACTACCGTGGGGCTGATTGTGCCTGACCTGACCAATCTTTACTTTGCGGAATTATCCAAGGGGATTGATGATATTGCTTTGCTATATAAGTACAATATTATTATCACCAGCATTGAAAATCGCCTGATGCGCGAAGATCAGGCAATTCAGGGCTTGCTTAATAAACAGGTAGACGGGATGATCTATATGTCTGATAGTCTACCGGAAGAAGCGGTCCAGGCTTTTAAACGAAGCGATACACCGGTTGTCTTAGCCGGAACTAAGGATAACCACCAGGAGTTCCCCACTGTAGCCATCGACTACAAGAAGGCAGACACCGAGGCGTTGAACTTGCTTTATAATGATGGTAAGCAAAACTTGGCAATGGTTTTGGGAGATCCAGAAACTGTGGTTAACGCTGAGAATAGGATACCGACCTACAAAAAGTTCATGCAAGAACACAACTTGGGTGAAGGTCACATTTATAGCCATATTAAGGATCATTCTGATGGCTACAACTTATACACCCAGCTTGCCCAAGACGGTATTGATGGTGTAGTGGTGACAAGTGATATTACGGCAGTTGGTATTTTGAATTCTGCTATGGATGCTGGTAAAAAGGTTCCAGAAGATCTTGAAATCATTACAACTAGTGCTACGCAGATTGCTTCAGTTGTTCGTCCGGCATTGACAGCAATTCGTCAACCACTTTATGACATCGGCGCAGTCGCAATGCGGATGTTGACTAAGTTGATGAACAATGAGGAAATTACTGATATGCAAATTGAACTACCGTATGAGTTATTAAAGAAGCAGAGTACTTCAAATGAATAG
- a CDS encoding DUF948 domain-containing protein — MKLTYGAIAGLVAAVALLILVLFTIPVLVRVAKATKEADKAIKEANESIQQISKDVDELLHQSSDLLDKTNVLMADVNVKMKNLDPVVQAAADLGESVSDVNASSRKMAKRVSNFHVKRSGVVSSVLASMFARRKRRKGED; from the coding sequence ATGAAACTTACATATGGTGCAATAGCAGGACTAGTTGCCGCTGTTGCATTGTTGATTTTGGTGCTTTTCACAATTCCAGTGTTAGTTCGGGTTGCCAAGGCAACCAAAGAAGCAGACAAGGCAATTAAAGAAGCTAATGAATCAATTCAACAGATTTCAAAGGATGTTGATGAATTGCTTCACCAAAGCAGTGATTTGCTGGATAAAACCAACGTTTTAATGGCAGATGTTAATGTTAAGATGAAGAATTTAGACCCCGTTGTGCAGGCAGCGGCGGACTTAGGTGAGAGTGTTTCCGATGTTAACGCCTCTTCGCGCAAGATGGCCAAGCGGGTAAGCAACTTTCATGTAAAACGTAGTGGTGTAGTATCTTCAGTTTTAGCATCAATGTTTGCACGACGTAAACGTCGTAAGGGTGAAGATTAA
- the murI gene encoding glutamate racemase, whose protein sequence is MDNRPIGLLDSGVGGLTVVKQVIAQMPHESTVFVGDNAHIPYGNKSENEITDLTGESVKFLLSKNVKLIIFACNTATAVALPKIQKQVTLPLIGVVQAGAQAALKVSQNKRVAVVATPMTVKEHAYRQELTRRDPQVEVTELAAPQLVPLIEKNADQASIERAIAATLLPIQAQAFDTLVLGCTHYPIVQDKFVNYVGPGVQVVDPAAQVAQTAYELMQRKQLLSGRPGLGQHEYYTTKASPLVDQLGRLILHEPDFAAQQR, encoded by the coding sequence ATGGATAATCGACCAATTGGTCTTCTTGATTCAGGTGTTGGCGGTTTAACCGTAGTTAAACAAGTTATTGCCCAAATGCCGCATGAATCAACCGTATTTGTCGGTGACAATGCCCATATTCCTTATGGTAACAAGTCAGAAAATGAAATCACCGACCTAACCGGGGAAAGTGTTAAATTTTTATTAAGTAAAAACGTCAAGTTAATTATTTTTGCCTGCAATACAGCTACTGCAGTAGCCTTGCCGAAAATTCAAAAACAGGTTACGTTGCCTCTTATTGGCGTCGTTCAGGCCGGTGCGCAAGCTGCACTAAAGGTAAGTCAGAATAAGCGGGTTGCGGTGGTGGCGACGCCAATGACGGTGAAAGAGCATGCTTACCGCCAAGAACTTACCAGGCGAGATCCTCAGGTCGAAGTGACCGAATTAGCGGCCCCCCAGTTGGTGCCGCTAATTGAAAAAAATGCAGACCAGGCTAGTATTGAGCGAGCGATCGCCGCAACACTATTACCGATTCAAGCTCAAGCGTTTGATACTCTAGTTTTGGGTTGTACGCATTATCCAATTGTCCAGGACAAATTTGTGAATTATGTGGGCCCAGGTGTACAAGTAGTTGATCCGGCTGCCCAAGTTGCTCAAACGGCTTATGAGCTAATGCAGCGCAAGCAGCTACTAAGTGGTAGACCGGGTCTAGGCCAGCATGAATATTATACGACCAAAGCCAGCCCCTTGGTTGACCAACTGGGGCGCCTGATTTTGCATGAGCCTGACTTTGCGGCCCAGCAGCGGTAA
- a CDS encoding aminopeptidase P family protein, with product MNLTKLQEWLQSTGNDLAYISDPTTIAYFTGYEMEPHERIFSLLVFKEQEPFVFVPALNVEEAKNSAWNGNVYGYLDSEDPWAIIADKIKGKTTAYQKWALEKNNLSVAHYQFLHKQFPDANFDGDVSGFIAKIRLFKTPQEIKELQAAGQEADFAFQVGFDTIKTGVSERYIAGQIEYQLKVQKGVMNVSFETIVQTGANAANPHLGPTMNQVKPNQLVLFDLGTMHNGYASDASRTVAYGEPTAKQKEIYEIDREAQQAAIDAVKPGMTAAEIDSVARDVITKAGYGQYFIHRLGHGIGKEVHEYPSIVQGNDLIIEEGMCFSIEPGIYLPGVAGVRIEDCGVVAQDGYHPFTHTGKELKVLPLRD from the coding sequence ATGAACTTAACTAAATTACAAGAATGGCTGCAAAGTACTGGCAATGATCTAGCCTATATTTCTGACCCTACAACCATTGCTTATTTCACCGGTTACGAAATGGAGCCGCATGAACGAATCTTCAGTCTCCTTGTCTTTAAGGAGCAAGAGCCCTTTGTTTTTGTACCTGCATTGAATGTTGAAGAGGCCAAGAATTCTGCCTGGAACGGTAATGTCTACGGCTACCTTGATTCAGAAGATCCATGGGCTATTATTGCCGACAAAATCAAGGGTAAGACTACTGCCTACCAAAAATGGGCCTTAGAAAAAAACAATCTTTCCGTAGCCCACTACCAGTTTTTGCATAAGCAATTCCCAGATGCTAACTTTGACGGTGACGTTTCAGGGTTCATCGCCAAGATCCGCTTATTTAAGACTCCGCAAGAAATCAAGGAGTTACAGGCAGCGGGACAAGAAGCAGACTTTGCTTTCCAGGTTGGTTTCGACACCATTAAAACCGGAGTTAGTGAACGCTACATCGCTGGGCAAATTGAATATCAACTAAAAGTGCAAAAGGGCGTTATGAACGTCAGTTTTGAGACAATTGTTCAAACCGGTGCTAACGCTGCTAACCCACATCTGGGCCCCACTATGAACCAGGTTAAACCTAACCAGCTCGTCTTATTTGACCTTGGCACCATGCACAACGGCTACGCTTCAGATGCCAGTCGCACAGTTGCATATGGTGAACCAACAGCAAAGCAAAAAGAAATTTATGAAATTGATCGTGAAGCCCAACAAGCTGCAATTGATGCCGTCAAGCCTGGCATGACTGCGGCAGAAATTGACAGTGTAGCCCGTGACGTGATTACTAAAGCTGGCTACGGTCAATACTTTATCCACCGCCTCGGCCATGGTATTGGTAAAGAGGTGCATGAATATCCGTCAATTGTTCAGGGCAATGACCTAATTATTGAGGAAGGCATGTGCTTCTCAATTGAACCAGGGATCTATCTTCCCGGTGTAGCTGGCGTCAGGATTGAAGATTGTGGTGTCGTAGCCCAAGATGGTTACCACCCATTCACCCACACTGGGAAAGAGCTGAAAGTTTTACCCTTACGGGACTAA
- a CDS encoding TIGR01457 family HAD-type hydrolase, translating to MKDYRLFLVDLDGTIYRGKETIAAGVRFVHRLEQAGKDYLFLTNNTTRTRQMVVDKLALHGIKTDPDHIYTPNLATISYLKEQARTRDARIGVYLIGQIGLWHEFLQWPEFVIDEQSPDYVVVGMDTDLTYHKIQLATTAIRNGATFIGTNADLNLPTDAGLLPGNGAQCAMIAAASGQEPLFIGKPSSIIITKVLAQKHCLQQDALIVGDNYQTDIMAGINSQVDQLLVTTGVTRAADLVGQIQPTMIVDSLDEVEL from the coding sequence GTGAAGGACTATCGGTTATTTTTAGTCGATCTTGATGGAACAATATACCGGGGCAAGGAGACTATTGCAGCTGGGGTGCGTTTTGTTCACCGACTTGAACAAGCAGGCAAGGACTACTTGTTTTTGACCAATAACACAACGCGGACGCGCCAGATGGTTGTGGATAAGCTGGCCCTTCATGGTATTAAAACTGATCCAGACCATATATATACTCCTAATTTGGCAACAATTAGCTATCTTAAGGAACAGGCAAGGACTCGTGATGCAAGGATTGGTGTCTATCTGATTGGTCAGATTGGTCTGTGGCACGAATTTTTGCAATGGCCCGAATTTGTCATCGATGAGCAAAGTCCAGATTATGTGGTAGTTGGGATGGATACCGATCTGACCTACCACAAGATTCAGCTGGCTACGACCGCAATTAGAAATGGTGCTACCTTTATTGGCACCAATGCGGATTTGAATCTACCCACTGATGCTGGACTTCTTCCAGGGAATGGTGCTCAATGTGCAATGATTGCTGCTGCCAGTGGGCAAGAACCGCTTTTTATTGGGAAGCCGTCGTCAATCATCATCACTAAAGTGTTGGCTCAAAAGCATTGTCTGCAGCAGGATGCACTTATTGTAGGGGACAATTACCAAACCGATATAATGGCGGGCATTAATAGCCAGGTTGACCAACTCCTAGTAACAACGGGTGTTACCAGGGCGGCTGATCTCGTCGGGCAAATTCAACCAACAATGATAGTCGATAGTTTGGACGAAGTAGAATTATGA